The region ATCATTTCGTCTTCCAGTTCGGCGATGCCTGCCGGAATGGCCATGGTGTTCACGATGTCGTCTCCGTCTATGAATGCGTGAACCGAGCATAGCGACGCCGATTTTCCAGCGGCAGGCGTAGAATCGTTGCGGCAGCAACCCGTGGTTGCCACCTTCATACACGCTTGTCAGATGAAACTGCATCAGCTCAGCACTTTAGCGGCGATTGCGGATACCGGCAGTATCCGGGCCGCGGCCCGCTCGCTCGGTCTGTCGCCGGCCGCCGTCACCAAGGCAATGCGCGAACTGGAGGCCGATCTGCACGCGCCGCTGGTGGTGCGCAGCGCAAGCGGCGTCGCGTTCACCGAGTTCGGCCGTGCGCTGGTCGTCCATGCGCGGCTCGTGCTGGGTCAATTGCAACGCGCGGAAGCGGAGATCGAAGCGATGCGCGGCGCGGCGGCCGGCAAACTGTCCATCGGTGTCACGCCGTGGGTCGCGCTGACTTTTCTGCCGCCGACCGTGCAGCGGTTCCGGCAGCGCATGCCGGAAGTGCAGCTGGAATTTTTCGAAGGTTTGCTGGCGGTCGTGCAACCACGCTTGCGCGACGGCAGCCTCGACTTTTCGATCGGCCGTCCGCCGCCTGCGTCGCCGCAATCGGAATTTCACAACGTGCCGCTGTTTTCGACACATTCGGCCGTGGTCGCGCGCCGCGATCATCCCAAGGCCGGTTGCCGCACGCTGCTCGAACTGCAAGATGCCGAATGGGTGCTGAACTGGGACCCGGCGAGCCGCGAGTCGATCTCGGACAACCTGTTCCGCAAGCGCGGCATGACCGTACCGCACACGATCCATCTCGCGCATTCGCTGGCGATCGTGCTGGGTTTGCTCGCGCGCACGGACATGCTCAGCATCTTCCCGTGGCCGCTCGTCGAGGTGAGCATCGCGAAGGAAAATCTGTGGGCGCTGCCGCTGCGTGAGACGGTCGATGAAACCATCGTCAGCATCACGTCACGCCGCGGCGCGCCGACGAGTCCCGCGGCCACGTGTTTTCTCGATTGTTTGCGTGAAGTGATCGACGAAGGGGCGCGCTCGCACGATCCCGAGCAGCGCCGCCTGTTTCACTCGATCGAACTGCTGCTGTAGTTACACGGTTAGTCACGCGAACTTAAGTCGCGTAGCCCACCACGCCCTTGATCTCCAGAAAATCCTCGAGACCGAACTCGCCATACTCGCGGCCGTTACCCGATTGCTTGAATCCGCCGAACGGCGCATCCGGGCTGTAGTCCGCGTAGTTCAGATAGATCGTGCCGGTGCGCAAGCGTTTCGCTACCGCACGCGCGTGCTCGATCGAGCCGGATTGCACATAGCCCGCGAGACCGTAGAGACTGTCGTTGGCCATCGCGATCGCTTCGTCTTCGGAGTCGTAGGCGAGGATCGACAGCACCGGGCCGAAGATCTCCTCACGCGCGATCGTCATATTCGGCGTCACTTTGCCGAACACCGTCGGCCGCACGAAGTAGCCATCCGTCAAACCCTCAGGACGGCCCAGGCCACCGGCCACCAGCGTCGCGCCCTCCTCCACGCCGACGCCGATCAGCCGCTGGATCTTGTCGAACTGTTGCTCGCTGATAACCGGCCCGAGATCGGTGCCCTTTGCATCCGCGGGACCGACGGCCAGCGCTTCAGCCGCTTCCTTTGCATACGCCAGTGCTTCGGCTTCACGCGCACGCGGCACGAACATGCGCGTAGGCGCATCGCACGATTGACCGCTGTTGTCGAAGCACGCGCGCGCGCCGCGCATCACCGCGTCCTTCAGATCGGCGTCCTCCAGAATCAGATTGGCCGACTTACCGCCCAGCTCCTGATGCACACGCTTGACCGTATCCGCCGACGCCTTCGCGACCTGCACGCCCGCGCGCGTCGAACCGGTGAACGACATCATGTCGATGTCCGGATGACGCAACATCGCCTCACCCACCGTGCGGCCTTCGCCGTTCACGAGGTTGAAGACGCCGGCCGGCACGCCCGCTTCGTCGAGGATTTCGGCGAACAGCAGCGCGCTCATCGGCGCCAGTTCCGAGGGCTTGAGCACCATCGTGCAACCGGCCGCCAGCGCCGGCGCGACCTTGGTGGTGATTTGCAAGGCCGGCCAGTTCCACGGCGTAATCAGCCCGCATACGCCGACCGCTTCCTTGCGGATCAGAATGCTGCTCTTCGTGTACTCGAACTCGAAGGTATCGAGCGTGCGGATCATCGTTTCCAGATGCGCGACGCCGGTCCACGCCTGCGCGTCGTTCGCGTATTGGAGCGGCGCGCCCATCTCGCGGCTGATCGCGTGCACCATGTCGTCGTAGCGCTTGCGGTACACGTCGAGAATCGCTTGCAGCAGGTCGATGCGCTGCGCGATCGTCGTTTCGCTATACGCCGGGAACGCGCGTTTCGCCGCCGCCACGGCGCGATCGACATCGGCGGCGCTGCCCAGCGAGATCTGCGCGAACGCGGCCGCGGTGGACGGATCGATCACGTCGAGCGTGGCAGGATCGACCGATTCGACCGGGTCGATCCATTGGCCGTCGATGTAAAACTGTTTGGCGTGTTGCATGAGCTTGGTCCTCTACATGAATGATCGGATCAGACGTCGGGCCGGAGATTGCACCCGCAACGGCATCGAATGCTTTACATCGACGCTAAAGGTCCTGGCGCTTCCGGCCTGAACCCGGCCCTGCACGATTGACCGGACGCCGGCCTTGAACGACAAGCCGGGCAGCACCGGAAAACTGCCGAGTACCGACGTCGAAAAACTATTGCAACCGCCGAACAGCAAGCGGAACAGATCGATCGGCCGCGCATAACGCGAGCGATCGGGAATGCGTTCGAAACCGAATGTTTCGATTTGGGTGATGCTGTTGCTGCTCAGTGTCGCCGACTTCCGTAACGGCCATGTCAATCACGATGGCTCGCCAGGGGGATGCGGCGTCCAATTTTCTCAGATGTCTGGACGCCAGTGTAAAGACAATCGGCGCGGGCAAAAAAATATCGCCCGCCCAACCTTTACCGAATCGCGAGAATGATCGGGCTCGAACTCAGGCCTAGGCCTGTCGGCGCCGCTTCGCCGCGGCGAGGGTCGGCAGCCGGATCGGCACCGTGCCGGACATACCCTGCTCGATCAGAAAATCGCGGAACAGGCTGGCGACATGCGGCAGGCGTTTATCGGACACATGCATCACATACCAGTCGCGCTCGATCGGATTGGCGGGCAACGGCAGCAACGCGAGCAAGCCGGCCTGAAACTCCAGCGAACAGGCATGCAGCGACAGAAACGCAGTGCCCAAACCCGCTTCGACCAGTTGCTTGATGGCCTCGTTGCTCGACAATTCCGATCCGATATGCAGTTTGTGACCCGCTTGCCGGAACAGATTCTCGACGGTCGAGCGTGTGCCCGAGCCCCGTTCCCGCACGAATAGATTCGCTGTTTGCAAGTCGTCGAGCGACAGGCGCTTTTTCTTCATCAGCGCATGCGCGGGCGATGCGACGAACGCCATGGGGTGCTTTGCGAACGCGGTGGCCACCGTACGCAATTCGCGCGGCGCGCTGCCCATCACCGCGAGATCGATCTCGTGCGTGGCGAGCATGCGGATGATGTCGGCGCGATTGCCGACCTTGAACTGCACCTTCACTTGCGGGCGCAATTCAGTGAAGCGCACTAGAAACGGCGGAATCAGATACTCCGCGGTGGTAATCGCGCCGATCCGCAAGGTGCCGCCCTGCTCTCCGTGGAGCGCGGCCAGATCATCCGCCGCGCCGTTCCATAGATCGAGAATCTCCAGCGCGTAGCGCGCGAGGATTTCGCCCGCCGCCGTCAGTTGCACGCCACGGCCGACCCGCTGCAAGAGCGGCGCGCCCGCAGCGTCTTCGAGCAGACGCACCTGGAGCGACACCGCCGGTTGCGTGAGCCGCAATTCTTCCGCGGCGCGCGACACGCTGCCGAGCTTCGCGACGGTATGCAAGGCCTTTAACTGACGGAACGTGGCTGCTTTTAACATAAGTGAAAACCTATATGTTCTGTATAAACATTAAATTGTGCTGCTGATTATGCGGATTCTATACTGGCCCTGACAGATGAGCCGGGCGAATGGTTTGTATAGCGCGTTAGCGGATTAGCGCCTTCGCCGGCTCAGTGCGGATAACCAGTTCGGGTCATCAGTTCAGTAAACTCGGGAGGATACGGATCATGGTCGCAATCGATCGGCAAGCAACCTCTACAGCGCACAGCACCACGCGAAGCTCGGCACATCGGATCGTGATCGTCGGCGGTGGCGTCGGCGGCCTTGGGCTCGCTACACGTCTGTCCGAAACGCTCGGCCGCGACGGGCTTGCGAAGATCGTGCTGGTCGACCGCTGGCCGACGCATTTCTGGAAGCCATTGCTGCACGAGGCCGCTTCCGGCCAGCTCGATCCGGCCACACATCAATTGCAATACGCGGTGCAGGCGCAGCGGCATGGCTTCGAATTCGAACAGGGAGAACTCGCGGCGCTCGATCGTACGCAACAGCACATCACGGTGAACGCACTGCACGACGCCGACGGCCGCGAAATTCTGCCCGCGCGCCAGCTTGCGTTCGATACGCTGGTGCTGGCGATGGGCAGCGTCACGCAATATTTCGGCGTGCCAGGCGCGGCCGAACATGCGTTGCCGCTCGAATCGGTCGCGCATGCGGAAGCGTTCCGCCGCAAGCTGCTCGACGCCTGTCTGCGTGCGAACCATGCGCGTCGCGCGCGGACCTCGCAAGCGGACACGCCCGTGTCGATCAACATCATCGGCGCCGGCGCAACCGGCGTCGAACTCGCAGCGGCGCTGCGCGATACCGTGCGTTTGCTGAACCGCTATAGCCCGTTCGCACTCGATCCGGTGCGCGACTTTCGCATCCGTCTGATCGAAAGCAGCGAGCGCGTACTGCCCGCGTTGTCCGAAACGATTTCGGCGCGTGCGCAACGGATGCTCGGCAATCTCGGCGTCGAAGTATTGAACGCGACGCGCGTCACCGAAGTGCGCGCCGACGCCGTCTTGACGAACGACAGCGTGCCGCTCGCGAGCGACATCGCGATCTGGACCGCCGGTATCGCGGGGCCGCCGGTGTTGCGCACGCTGGATGGCATCGCGGTGAATCGCAACGCACAGGTGCAGGTGAGCCGCACGCTACAGTGCACGAACGACGCGAACATATTCGGCTTGGGCGATTGCGCGGCCTGCCCTGCTGAAAACGCGGGTGCGTTTCTGGCGCCGCGTGCACAGGTCGCGCATCAGCAGGCGCTGTTCCTCGCGCGGGCGTTGAAGTGCCGGGTGGCAGGCGAGGCGCTGCCCGAGTTCGCGTATCACGACGCGGGCACGCTGGTCGGTTTCGGCCGTGAAGGCACGATCGGCAGCCTGAGCAGCAGCCTGTTAACACGGCCGGTGTTCGTGGACGGTTGGCTGGCGACTGCCGTCTATAAGCTCATCTACCGGCGCCACGTGATGACGCTGACCGGCTTTGCGCGCATGGCGCTCGATACGGCGAGTCATTGGTTGCGCAGACGCGTGCATCCGGTCATCCGGCTGCACTGAAGTCGAGAAGCGCGGGCGGCGTCTCCCGGAAACACCGCCCGCGCAGCCTCAGTCGAGAAACTCCGCCGCCCGCTTGCGCAGCACCGCACCGAAATCGTCGAGCCAGCCAATCGACAGGCGCCAGCTCTGCCAGTACAAATCGATGTCGAGATGCTTGCCGGGCGCCATATCGACCAGCTCGCCGCTGGCCAGATGCGGCGCGATCATCCGTTCCGGGCACATACCCCAGCCGAGCCCCGTCACGCACGCACGCAAAAAACCGGCGACGTGCGGAATCCAGTGCAATGGCGGATCGAGTTCCGCCCGCGTGATGCGGCGCATGAAGCGCTTTTGCAACTGATCCTTCGGATTGAAATCGACACACGGCGCGCGCCGCAAAGTCTCGCGCGTGATGCCGTCGGCAAAATGGCGCGCGCGAAACGCTGGCGTACACACCGCCAGATAGCGCATCCGGCCGAGGCGCGTCGAGC is a window of Paraburkholderia sp. IMGN_8 DNA encoding:
- a CDS encoding LysR substrate-binding domain-containing protein; translated protein: MKLHQLSTLAAIADTGSIRAAARSLGLSPAAVTKAMRELEADLHAPLVVRSASGVAFTEFGRALVVHARLVLGQLQRAEAEIEAMRGAAAGKLSIGVTPWVALTFLPPTVQRFRQRMPEVQLEFFEGLLAVVQPRLRDGSLDFSIGRPPPASPQSEFHNVPLFSTHSAVVARRDHPKAGCRTLLELQDAEWVLNWDPASRESISDNLFRKRGMTVPHTIHLAHSLAIVLGLLARTDMLSIFPWPLVEVSIAKENLWALPLRETVDETIVSITSRRGAPTSPAATCFLDCLREVIDEGARSHDPEQRRLFHSIELLL
- a CDS encoding aldehyde dehydrogenase family protein, with translation MQHAKQFYIDGQWIDPVESVDPATLDVIDPSTAAAFAQISLGSAADVDRAVAAAKRAFPAYSETTIAQRIDLLQAILDVYRKRYDDMVHAISREMGAPLQYANDAQAWTGVAHLETMIRTLDTFEFEYTKSSILIRKEAVGVCGLITPWNWPALQITTKVAPALAAGCTMVLKPSELAPMSALLFAEILDEAGVPAGVFNLVNGEGRTVGEAMLRHPDIDMMSFTGSTRAGVQVAKASADTVKRVHQELGGKSANLILEDADLKDAVMRGARACFDNSGQSCDAPTRMFVPRAREAEALAYAKEAAEALAVGPADAKGTDLGPVISEQQFDKIQRLIGVGVEEGATLVAGGLGRPEGLTDGYFVRPTVFGKVTPNMTIAREEIFGPVLSILAYDSEDEAIAMANDSLYGLAGYVQSGSIEHARAVAKRLRTGTIYLNYADYSPDAPFGGFKQSGNGREYGEFGLEDFLEIKGVVGYAT
- a CDS encoding LysR family transcriptional regulator, whose amino-acid sequence is MLKAATFRQLKALHTVAKLGSVSRAAEELRLTQPAVSLQVRLLEDAAGAPLLQRVGRGVQLTAAGEILARYALEILDLWNGAADDLAALHGEQGGTLRIGAITTAEYLIPPFLVRFTELRPQVKVQFKVGNRADIIRMLATHEIDLAVMGSAPRELRTVATAFAKHPMAFVASPAHALMKKKRLSLDDLQTANLFVRERGSGTRSTVENLFRQAGHKLHIGSELSSNEAIKQLVEAGLGTAFLSLHACSLEFQAGLLALLPLPANPIERDWYVMHVSDKRLPHVASLFRDFLIEQGMSGTVPIRLPTLAAAKRRRQA
- a CDS encoding NAD(P)/FAD-dependent oxidoreductase yields the protein MVAIDRQATSTAHSTTRSSAHRIVIVGGGVGGLGLATRLSETLGRDGLAKIVLVDRWPTHFWKPLLHEAASGQLDPATHQLQYAVQAQRHGFEFEQGELAALDRTQQHITVNALHDADGREILPARQLAFDTLVLAMGSVTQYFGVPGAAEHALPLESVAHAEAFRRKLLDACLRANHARRARTSQADTPVSINIIGAGATGVELAAALRDTVRLLNRYSPFALDPVRDFRIRLIESSERVLPALSETISARAQRMLGNLGVEVLNATRVTEVRADAVLTNDSVPLASDIAIWTAGIAGPPVLRTLDGIAVNRNAQVQVSRTLQCTNDANIFGLGDCAACPAENAGAFLAPRAQVAHQQALFLARALKCRVAGEALPEFAYHDAGTLVGFGREGTIGSLSSSLLTRPVFVDGWLATAVYKLIYRRHVMTLTGFARMALDTASHWLRRRVHPVIRLH